One region of Mucilaginibacter gotjawali genomic DNA includes:
- a CDS encoding response regulator transcription factor: MLKRILVLDDNQDILDIVKEALLYDNFEVKISSDSRNFMAMIDNYRPDLVILDYKLNGPKGDDICRQIKTHHLFNNIPVIICSAYLNSDEFADCGCDATIAKPFGLAELLDKVNGLVCL; this comes from the coding sequence ATGTTAAAGCGGATATTAGTGCTTGACGATAACCAGGATATTCTGGATATTGTAAAAGAAGCCTTATTGTACGATAATTTCGAAGTGAAGATCAGCTCAGACAGCAGGAATTTTATGGCGATGATAGATAATTACCGCCCTGACCTGGTAATTCTTGATTACAAGCTTAACGGCCCAAAAGGCGATGACATTTGCAGGCAGATAAAAACACATCACCTTTTTAATAATATCCCCGTAATTATTTGTTCGGCTTATTTAAATAGCGATGAATTTGCGGATTGCGGCTGCGATGCTACCATTGCCAAACCCTTTGGTCTTGCGGAGTTGCTGGATAAGGTGAACGGGTTGGTGTGTTTGTGA
- a CDS encoding carbon-nitrogen hydrolase, with product MAKVKVGLVQMTCTANKQENLEKAIAKVREAAKGGAQIICLQELFTSLYFCDVEDYDNFKLAEAIPGPSTDVLSAVAKELNVVIIASLFEKRAQGLYHNTTAVLDADGAYLGKYRKMHIPDDPGFYEKFYFTPGDLGYKVFKTKYATIGVLICWDQWYPEAARITALMGAEILFYPTAIGWATTQDEATNVEQYNAWQTIQRSHAVANGVHVVSVNRAGEEAGLKFWGGSFFSNPFGTVIYQASHHDEEVVVQELDLDKSDYYRSHWPFMRDRRIDSYQPITKRFIDEE from the coding sequence ATGGCAAAAGTAAAAGTCGGGCTGGTACAAATGACCTGTACCGCCAATAAACAGGAGAATTTAGAAAAGGCGATTGCAAAAGTGCGCGAAGCTGCAAAAGGCGGAGCACAGATCATTTGCCTGCAGGAACTTTTTACCTCGCTTTACTTTTGCGATGTAGAGGATTACGACAACTTTAAGCTGGCAGAGGCTATCCCCGGCCCGTCAACTGATGTTTTATCAGCTGTGGCTAAGGAACTAAATGTGGTGATTATCGCGTCGTTGTTTGAGAAACGTGCGCAGGGACTTTACCACAATACTACCGCGGTACTGGATGCCGATGGTGCTTACCTGGGCAAATACCGCAAAATGCACATCCCGGACGACCCGGGTTTTTACGAGAAATTTTACTTTACCCCCGGCGATCTGGGCTATAAGGTTTTTAAAACCAAATATGCCACTATAGGTGTATTGATCTGTTGGGATCAATGGTACCCCGAAGCGGCCCGCATTACCGCCTTAATGGGCGCCGAGATTTTATTTTATCCAACAGCCATAGGCTGGGCTACTACGCAGGATGAGGCCACCAATGTTGAACAATATAACGCGTGGCAAACCATCCAACGCTCACATGCGGTGGCAAACGGCGTACACGTAGTAAGCGTTAACCGCGCCGGCGAAGAAGCAGGGCTTAAGTTTTGGGGAGGGTCTTTTTTCTCCAACCCTTTCGGTACCGTTATTTACCAGGCATCGCACCATGATGAGGAAGTTGTAGTGCAGGAACTTGACCTGGATAAATCCGACTATTACCGCAGCCACTGGCCCTTTATGAGGGATAGAAGGATTGATTCTTATCAGCCGATTACAAAGAGGTTTATAGACGAGGAATAA
- a CDS encoding four helix bundle protein, with amino-acid sequence MAFKFENLQVWQKALDLTDEINILTKNNFPKDELFILTSQIKRADDSVVLNIAEGCTGQTNAVFSNFLGYSLRSGIEVVACLFIAKRRKIIGEDDFQRLYDEYQSLIKMITSLRNTL; translated from the coding sequence ATGGCATTTAAATTTGAAAATCTGCAGGTTTGGCAAAAGGCGCTGGATTTAACTGATGAAATAAATATTTTGACAAAAAACAACTTCCCTAAAGATGAATTGTTCATTTTAACTTCCCAAATAAAAAGAGCGGATGATTCAGTTGTACTCAATATTGCAGAGGGTTGTACCGGTCAAACTAATGCAGTTTTTAGCAATTTTCTGGGTTACTCGCTAAGATCAGGTATAGAGGTAGTCGCATGCCTATTTATTGCAAAGAGAAGAAAAATTATAGGTGAAGATGATTTTCAAAGATTGTATGACGAATACCAATCCTTGATAAAAATGATTACCTCTTTAAGAAATACACTATAA
- a CDS encoding agmatine deiminase family protein produces the protein MDYGPSTMDSIKNFHFPAEWHPHTATWLSWPHKEASWPGKIGMIYPKYCEFIKVLTEGELVRINIGDEQMKAFAKQQLIAAGVDLTRVEFFDFATNDAWCRDHGPAFLINETTKQKAIIDWGYNAWGGKYPPFDLDDVIPTKIAEHFGLPVYHPGIVMEGGSVDFNGKGTVLTTTACLLNKNRNPHLNQQQIESYLQNYYGVEQVLWLGDGIVGDDTDGHIDDITRFVNEDTVVTVVEEDKNDENYHLLQENLAILKTMRLLNGKQLNIVELPMPDAVVYDDQRLPASYANFYIGNAAVVVPTYRSKNDDKALDILQQCFPDRKVVGIDSTDIIWGLGSFHCLSQQEPAV, from the coding sequence ATGGACTATGGACCATCGACTATGGACTCAATAAAAAATTTCCACTTTCCTGCCGAATGGCACCCACATACCGCAACCTGGCTTAGCTGGCCGCATAAGGAGGCCTCATGGCCGGGTAAGATCGGGATGATCTATCCGAAATACTGTGAGTTTATCAAGGTATTAACCGAAGGCGAACTGGTGCGCATTAACATAGGGGATGAGCAAATGAAAGCTTTTGCCAAACAGCAGTTGATAGCCGCCGGGGTGGATTTAACCAGGGTTGAGTTTTTTGATTTTGCCACCAACGACGCCTGGTGCCGCGACCATGGTCCGGCGTTTTTGATTAACGAAACAACCAAACAAAAAGCCATCATCGATTGGGGTTATAATGCCTGGGGCGGCAAATACCCTCCGTTTGATTTGGATGATGTGATCCCTACAAAAATTGCGGAGCACTTTGGTCTGCCGGTGTATCACCCGGGTATTGTTATGGAAGGCGGCTCGGTTGATTTTAACGGGAAAGGAACTGTTTTAACTACTACGGCCTGTTTGCTCAATAAAAACCGCAACCCGCATTTAAATCAGCAGCAAATTGAAAGCTACCTGCAAAACTATTATGGTGTTGAACAGGTGCTTTGGCTGGGCGATGGCATTGTAGGCGATGATACCGACGGGCATATTGATGATATTACCCGCTTTGTAAATGAAGATACCGTTGTTACGGTGGTTGAGGAGGATAAGAACGACGAAAACTACCATCTCCTGCAGGAAAACCTCGCCATACTTAAAACCATGCGACTGCTTAACGGCAAACAATTAAATATAGTAGAACTTCCTATGCCGGACGCAGTGGTTTATGACGACCAGCGCCTGCCTGCATCATACGCTAACTTTTATATCGGTAACGCCGCGGTGGTGGTACCAACCTACCGCTCAAAAAATGATGACAAAGCCCTGGATATTTTACAACAGTGCTTCCCTGATAGAAAAGTGGTGGGTATTGATTCAACCGATATCATCTGGGGGCTGGGCAGCTTTCATTGCTTAAGCCAGCAGGAACCGGCGGTTTAA
- a CDS encoding type II toxin-antitoxin system HigB family toxin produces the protein MKHKNKGNTLLCGAIDDLIEIIESKNWSSKEEILRDRPDADQVHSDGFYFFDINIHRTLILIEFEANGDASIVWAGNHQEYEAVFKNNKVVIKKWLTKQGWI, from the coding sequence ATGAAACACAAAAATAAAGGCAATACTTTATTATGTGGTGCAATTGATGATTTAATAGAAATAATTGAAAGTAAAAACTGGAGCTCAAAAGAAGAAATTTTAAGAGACAGGCCGGATGCGGACCAGGTTCACAGCGATGGGTTTTATTTTTTTGATATCAATATTCATCGTACTTTAATATTGATTGAATTTGAGGCGAACGGAGATGCTTCCATTGTATGGGCCGGGAATCATCAGGAATATGAAGCTGTTTTCAAGAACAATAAAGTGGTTATTAAAAAATGGTTGACGAAACAGGGGTGGATATAA
- a CDS encoding helix-turn-helix domain-containing protein: protein MDKRKNAIKSKLKEVGITQKQLGDILGHTSATYMSELMNGINPFTLNDLIVIHQLLNIELESLIPTTLSQRVRSRVLGTISKLKNPKLKLIGANIGVLA from the coding sequence TTGGATAAAAGAAAAAACGCCATCAAATCAAAATTAAAAGAAGTTGGAATAACACAAAAGCAACTGGGCGACATCCTCGGCCACACGAGTGCGACTTATATGTCGGAATTAATGAATGGTATAAATCCTTTTACCTTAAATGATCTGATCGTCATTCACCAACTGTTGAATATCGAACTTGAAAGTTTGATCCCGACCACTTTAAGTCAGAGGGTGCGCTCCAGGGTTTTGGGAACAATTTCAAAATTAAAAAACCCAAAACTGAAGCTGATTGGGGCCAACATCGGTGTTTTAGCCTGA
- a CDS encoding LiaF transmembrane domain-containing protein, with translation METNSITPNTAINGKTIAGIVILIVGSILLIDQFNLFVIPDWVLSWPMLLIAYGLYLGGKYNFRKPIWIYLTVLGVGFLLTDNIPDADRFIWPVAIIGVGAWMVAKHNNKAREDKTYTAYKQV, from the coding sequence ATGGAAACTAACAGTATCACCCCAAATACAGCTATCAACGGAAAAACAATAGCCGGTATCGTCATATTAATAGTTGGCAGTATTTTACTGATCGACCAGTTTAACTTATTTGTTATCCCTGACTGGGTGTTAAGCTGGCCAATGCTGCTGATCGCTTACGGCCTGTACCTGGGCGGTAAGTACAATTTCAGGAAACCGATTTGGATCTACCTTACTGTTTTGGGTGTAGGATTTTTATTGACAGATAATATCCCCGATGCAGATCGTTTTATCTGGCCGGTAGCCATTATTGGTGTTGGCGCATGGATGGTTGCCAAACACAATAACAAGGCAAGGGAAGATAAAACCTATACAGCATACAAGCAGGTTTAA
- a CDS encoding SAM hydrolase/SAM-dependent halogenase family protein, translating to MMKTLRSITCLFILVLAANLSFGQNKMVVYQTDFGLKDGAVSEMKGVAMEVSPDLKLFDLTHEIPAFNDWEAAYRLEQTVKYWPSGTVFVSVVDPGVGTSRKSVVLKTKSGHFIVTPDNGTLTLIAKSLGIAELREIDESVNRRKGSEKSNTFHGRDVYSYTGARLAAGVITFEQVGPVLPPTVVSIPFQEAALEGKTIKGNIPALDVQYGNIWTNIPDTLFNQLKPKYGDMVHVVVSYKGQEKYTGDMPYTNTFGAVAQGKPLAYINSLFQVSFALNMGDFAKAYHLASGADWSVAVSLR from the coding sequence ATGATGAAAACGTTACGTTCAATTACCTGCCTGTTTATATTAGTTTTAGCCGCTAACCTTTCTTTCGGGCAAAATAAAATGGTTGTTTATCAAACGGATTTTGGCTTGAAGGATGGCGCCGTATCCGAAATGAAGGGTGTAGCGATGGAAGTTTCGCCGGATTTGAAATTATTCGACCTTACCCATGAAATTCCCGCATTCAATGACTGGGAGGCTGCTTACCGCCTTGAACAAACCGTGAAATATTGGCCGTCAGGTACTGTATTTGTATCGGTGGTTGATCCCGGCGTGGGTACGTCCCGTAAATCGGTGGTTTTAAAAACCAAATCAGGTCATTTTATTGTTACCCCTGATAATGGCACCCTAACCCTTATCGCTAAATCATTAGGTATCGCTGAACTAAGGGAAATAGATGAATCGGTAAACCGCAGAAAAGGCTCTGAAAAATCAAATACCTTTCACGGCCGCGACGTTTATAGTTATACCGGCGCCCGCCTGGCAGCCGGGGTAATTACTTTTGAGCAGGTGGGCCCGGTACTTCCGCCAACTGTAGTAAGCATTCCATTCCAGGAAGCGGCGCTTGAAGGTAAAACAATTAAAGGTAATATCCCCGCGCTGGATGTGCAGTACGGCAACATATGGACCAATATCCCCGATACCCTTTTTAATCAGTTAAAACCCAAATATGGCGATATGGTACATGTGGTGGTATCTTATAAGGGCCAGGAAAAATATACCGGCGATATGCCATATACCAATACTTTTGGCGCCGTTGCCCAAGGCAAACCATTGGCGTATATCAACAGCCTTTTTCAGGTTTCGTTCGCCTTAAACATGGGCGATTTTGCCAAAGCTTATCACCTGGCCAGCGGCGCCGACTGGAGCGTAGCCGTAAGTTTACGTTAA
- a CDS encoding LiaF transmembrane domain-containing protein: protein MDNDIKYTNNPRNGKALVGVILLMVGAILLLQQYIIPGWVKLWPLWLIGWGVFTGAKSNFQKNSFFVLVGLGVVFLFTENIHNAGGFIWPLGIISFGLWMILRRRNTYDKDYWKKHYSYKWDPSASASAVGGTPPVEEVNYTEVPPKETYSGYAHAGDDYLDAVSVFGGVKKTILSKDFKGGEIVNIFGGAELDFTQADINGRVIIDITQIFGGTKIIVPSHWQVVSDLAAVFASVDDKRMKTTASPNSEKVLVLKGVSIFAGVDVRSF from the coding sequence ATGGATAACGATATAAAATATACCAACAATCCCCGCAATGGCAAAGCCCTGGTGGGGGTTATTCTGCTTATGGTTGGGGCTATTCTGCTGCTTCAGCAATACATCATACCAGGCTGGGTTAAACTTTGGCCCCTGTGGTTAATTGGCTGGGGTGTTTTTACAGGCGCCAAAAGCAATTTTCAAAAAAATTCATTTTTTGTGTTAGTGGGTTTGGGTGTTGTGTTTTTATTTACCGAAAACATCCATAACGCCGGAGGTTTTATCTGGCCGCTGGGGATCATCTCGTTTGGGTTATGGATGATATTAAGGCGCCGTAATACCTATGATAAAGATTACTGGAAAAAACACTATAGCTATAAATGGGACCCTTCCGCTTCGGCAAGTGCCGTGGGCGGCACGCCTCCTGTTGAAGAAGTGAACTATACCGAGGTTCCTCCAAAAGAGACCTATTCGGGCTATGCACACGCCGGTGATGATTACCTGGATGCGGTATCCGTTTTTGGCGGGGTTAAAAAAACCATTCTTTCAAAGGATTTTAAGGGCGGCGAGATCGTTAATATTTTTGGCGGGGCCGAGCTGGATTTTACCCAGGCGGATATCAACGGCCGGGTGATCATTGATATCACCCAGATCTTTGGCGGAACGAAGATCATCGTCCCTTCGCATTGGCAGGTAGTGTCAGACCTTGCCGCGGTTTTTGCTTCGGTAGATGATAAAAGGATGAAAACTACTGCGTCGCCCAATAGCGAAAAAGTACTGGTACTTAAAGGTGTTTCCATATTTGCGGGAGTAGATGTAAGGAGTTTCTGA
- a CDS encoding four helix bundle protein, whose amino-acid sequence MSFKFEKLIVWQKAVELAADVHDLTRAFPKEELFILTAQIKRAADSVSLNIAEGSTGQSNAEFNKFLGYALRSNIEVVGCLFLAQKRNMIEPDDFTKLYHQCEEILAMLNALRKTLKEKIKPFFLSFGLFRLSGLSD is encoded by the coding sequence ATGAGTTTTAAGTTTGAAAAACTAATTGTTTGGCAAAAGGCAGTAGAACTTGCAGCTGATGTACATGACCTGACACGGGCGTTTCCTAAAGAGGAGCTGTTTATTTTAACAGCGCAAATAAAAAGGGCAGCAGATTCAGTTTCATTAAATATTGCAGAGGGTTCAACGGGTCAGTCGAATGCTGAATTTAATAAGTTCCTAGGGTATGCATTACGTTCGAATATTGAAGTTGTAGGTTGTTTATTTCTGGCACAAAAGCGAAACATGATCGAGCCAGATGATTTTACAAAATTATATCATCAATGCGAAGAGATTTTAGCGATGTTAAATGCTCTGCGCAAAACGCTTAAAGAAAAAATTAAACCGTTTTTCCTGTCTTTCGGACTTTTCCGACTTTCCGGACTTTCGGACTAA
- a CDS encoding sensor histidine kinase, translated as MTITYSNTKLYGTFAACGLIWALGQTYYIHSFGFLWFIAVTDGLVNTILLSAACWLINNNLRYYQPGKGSYINILIWCAALATVCTLGCRWLLPLLTTGDAFIQFLINSVYMRGFIDFLAIGWMAMISIIYYSQIDQKENEKRKAEAEKLARDAELYNLRQQLQPHFLFNSLNSINALIGFKPDEARRMIHQLSDFLRGTLKKDDQLQVPLADELTHLNLYLDIEKVRFGHRLQTEISCDESSSAALLPSLLLQPIVENAIKFGLYDTTGDVVVSIRAEMEGNFLILMVQNPYDPQTSRPKQGTGFGLRGVQRRLYLLFARNDLIETHANDNIFTTIIKVPQL; from the coding sequence ATGACAATAACATACAGTAATACAAAGCTATACGGGACGTTTGCAGCGTGCGGGCTCATTTGGGCCCTGGGGCAAACATACTATATCCATAGTTTTGGGTTTTTATGGTTTATTGCCGTTACCGATGGTTTAGTGAATACCATACTGCTTTCCGCCGCTTGCTGGCTCATCAACAATAACCTGCGTTATTACCAGCCGGGCAAAGGCAGTTACATCAATATTTTAATTTGGTGTGCCGCGTTGGCTACAGTTTGCACCCTGGGTTGCCGCTGGCTGCTGCCCTTGTTAACCACCGGCGATGCCTTTATCCAGTTTTTAATCAATTCTGTTTACATGCGCGGTTTTATCGACTTTTTGGCGATAGGCTGGATGGCCATGATCAGTATTATTTATTACTCGCAGATCGATCAGAAAGAAAACGAAAAGCGCAAGGCCGAAGCTGAAAAGCTGGCCCGTGATGCCGAACTATATAATTTAAGGCAGCAGTTGCAGCCCCACTTCCTGTTTAATAGTTTAAATTCTATCAACGCGCTTATTGGTTTTAAACCCGATGAAGCCCGTCGCATGATCCACCAGCTTTCGGATTTTTTACGCGGTACTTTAAAAAAGGACGATCAACTGCAGGTGCCCCTGGCTGATGAACTGACGCATTTAAACCTGTATCTTGATATTGAAAAAGTACGTTTTGGCCACCGCCTGCAAACGGAGATCAGTTGTGACGAAAGCAGCAGCGCCGCCCTGTTACCTTCGCTGCTATTACAGCCTATTGTTGAAAACGCCATCAAATTCGGCTTGTACGATACAACCGGCGATGTAGTGGTAAGCATCAGGGCCGAAATGGAGGGCAACTTTTTGATCCTGATGGTGCAAAATCCTTATGATCCGCAAACCTCCAGGCCCAAACAAGGTACGGGTTTTGGCTTAAGAGGGGTACAGCGCAGGTTATATTTGTTATTTGCACGAAATGATTTGATTGAAACTCACGCAAATGATAATATATTTACAACCATTATTAAAGTACCGCAGTTGTAA
- a CDS encoding LytR/AlgR family response regulator transcription factor yields MKRALIIDDEPLARMVVREYLQDFSQIEVIQECGDGFEGLKAIQQYQPDLIFLDVQMPKINGFEMLELVEQQPAVIFTTAFDEYAIKAFEAHAVDYLLKPFNKDRFNKAIEKYLAQAPNAPSPKKTEEILEAANSPAQHERIVVKTGTKVKIIPVQDVQYLAADDDYVSVYTAEGSFLKNKTMNFFEQTLDPRYFVRVHRSYMIAIQQITRIDPYEKDAHLAILKSGAKIPVSKTGYVKLKQVLGI; encoded by the coding sequence ATGAAACGCGCATTAATTATTGACGATGAGCCTTTGGCCAGGATGGTGGTTAGGGAGTATTTGCAGGATTTTAGCCAGATAGAAGTGATCCAGGAATGTGGCGATGGCTTTGAGGGCCTTAAGGCTATTCAACAGTACCAGCCCGACCTGATCTTCCTTGACGTGCAGATGCCCAAGATCAACGGCTTTGAAATGCTGGAACTGGTAGAGCAGCAGCCAGCCGTAATTTTTACCACTGCCTTTGATGAATATGCCATCAAAGCCTTCGAGGCCCACGCGGTTGATTATCTTTTAAAACCTTTTAATAAAGACCGCTTTAACAAAGCGATTGAAAAATACCTGGCCCAGGCGCCAAATGCCCCTTCGCCTAAAAAGACAGAGGAGATACTGGAAGCCGCCAATTCGCCGGCACAGCATGAGCGGATTGTGGTAAAAACAGGCACCAAGGTGAAGATCATCCCCGTTCAGGACGTACAATACCTTGCGGCTGATGACGACTACGTTAGCGTTTACACCGCCGAGGGTTCTTTCCTGAAAAATAAAACCATGAACTTTTTTGAGCAAACGCTCGACCCACGGTATTTTGTACGCGTACATCGTTCGTACATGATCGCTATCCAGCAGATCACCCGGATCGATCCTTACGAAAAAGACGCCCACCTGGCCATCCTTAAATCAGGCGCCAAAATACCGGTGAGCAAAACCGGCTATGTGAAACTGAAGCAGGTGCTGGGTATATAG
- a CDS encoding L,D-transpeptidase family protein, translating to MSKLILGVLLSLFLFNPKNNLPDSKLAKDVRIKIWPKLQSELGDKGLDIKSDLYLRIFKDETVMEIWIKSGREYQFFKSYNICYFSGGLGTKTRSGDGKSPEGFYAITPGQLYPLSTYYLAINIGYPNKLEKLKGYTGDAIMIHGHCASIGCYAMTNDGIEEIYTLVYKNFEAGRQKIQLDIFPFRMNPEHLKKYAASSYLPFWKSMKPGYDLFEKNHIPAVAAIKNQHYIFNH from the coding sequence ATGTCTAAACTTATCCTCGGGGTGCTGCTGTCGCTATTTTTATTTAACCCCAAAAATAACCTGCCGGATAGTAAACTGGCCAAAGATGTTCGCATAAAAATATGGCCCAAACTGCAAAGCGAATTAGGCGATAAAGGCCTCGATATCAAGTCGGATTTATACCTCAGGATCTTTAAAGATGAAACTGTAATGGAGATCTGGATAAAGTCGGGCCGCGAATACCAGTTTTTTAAAAGCTACAACATTTGCTATTTCTCGGGCGGCCTGGGCACCAAAACCCGATCGGGAGACGGAAAGAGCCCGGAAGGGTTTTATGCCATTACGCCCGGTCAGTTGTACCCGTTGAGTACTTATTACCTGGCCATCAATATCGGTTACCCCAACAAGCTCGAAAAATTAAAAGGCTATACCGGCGATGCCATTATGATACACGGGCACTGTGCCTCCATCGGCTGTTACGCCATGACGAACGATGGCATAGAAGAAATTTACACGCTGGTTTATAAAAACTTTGAAGCCGGCCGGCAAAAAATACAGCTGGATATATTCCCCTTCAGGATGAACCCTGAGCATTTAAAAAAATATGCTGCCAGTTCATATTTGCCCTTTTGGAAAAGCATGAAACCGGGGTACGACCTGTTTGAGAAAAATCATATTCCGGCGGTTGCTGCAATTAAAAATCAGCACTACATCTTTAACCATTAA
- a CDS encoding NADH:flavin oxidoreductase/NADH oxidase has product MSHLFSPIKIKNIEFKNRIVVSPMCEYSSEDGFANDWHLVHLGSRAVGGAALVLTEAIAVSPEARISYGDLGIYKDEHIAKLKQITEFIHQQGAYAGTQLAHAGRKASHDLPWNGGKQIPSDEPNGWKSAAPSAVPFIAGEEAPIALDKAGIEKVKADFKAAALRTLQAGFDVIEIHAAHGYLINEFLSPLTNHRTDEYGGSFENRIRLLLEIIESIREVWPAENPLFVRISSTDWTEGGWTADDSAALASILIGKGIDLVDCSSGGNVATAKIPLKPGYQVEFAEKVKKESGILTGAVGLITEAAQADAIISEGQADMVFLARELLRDPYFPLRAAHLLGQEVKWPDQYLRAKWH; this is encoded by the coding sequence ATGTCACATCTGTTTTCTCCTATAAAAATAAAAAATATAGAATTTAAAAACCGCATTGTGGTTTCGCCCATGTGCGAATACTCCAGCGAAGATGGTTTCGCTAACGACTGGCACCTGGTACATTTAGGAAGCCGGGCAGTAGGTGGGGCTGCTTTGGTGCTCACAGAAGCAATTGCTGTTTCTCCTGAAGCGCGGATCTCGTATGGCGATCTGGGTATTTATAAAGATGAACACATCGCCAAATTAAAACAGATCACGGAGTTTATCCACCAGCAGGGCGCTTATGCGGGTACGCAGCTGGCCCATGCCGGCCGCAAAGCTAGTCATGATTTGCCATGGAATGGTGGTAAACAGATCCCTTCAGACGAGCCAAACGGCTGGAAATCGGCAGCACCAAGCGCTGTGCCCTTTATTGCCGGAGAGGAAGCGCCAATTGCGCTGGATAAAGCCGGTATTGAAAAAGTAAAAGCTGATTTTAAAGCAGCTGCTTTGCGTACACTGCAAGCCGGTTTTGATGTGATCGAGATCCATGCGGCGCACGGTTATTTGATCAACGAGTTTTTGTCGCCGCTTACCAACCATCGTACAGATGAATATGGCGGCTCCTTTGAAAACCGCATCCGGTTGCTGCTCGAGATTATCGAAAGCATCAGGGAAGTTTGGCCCGCTGAAAACCCACTATTTGTCCGCATTTCGTCAACCGACTGGACCGAAGGCGGCTGGACAGCTGATGATTCGGCAGCTTTGGCCAGCATATTGATCGGTAAAGGGATCGACCTGGTCGATTGCTCATCAGGCGGTAACGTTGCTACCGCAAAGATTCCATTGAAACCAGGTTACCAGGTTGAATTTGCCGAAAAAGTAAAAAAAGAAAGCGGGATCTTAACCGGGGCGGTGGGTTTGATCACCGAAGCGGCGCAGGCGGATGCCATCATCAGCGAAGGACAGGCCGATATGGTTTTCCTTGCCCGCGAATTATTGCGCGACCCTTATTTCCCGTTGCGCGCCGCGCATTTGCTGGGCCAGGAAGTAAAATGGCCTGATCAGTATTTAAGAGCGAAATGGCATTGA
- a CDS encoding UbiA-like polyprenyltransferase, which produces MKKYLSLVTFSHTIFAMPFAFIGFFLAVTTTNAHFEWLKLVMMVMCMIFARNSAMAFNRYLDRDIDSKNPRTKQRDIPAGRISAVAALTFTIINCLMFVVVTAFINRLCLYLSPVALLVVLGYSATKRFTALCHLVLGLGLSLAPIGAYLVVTGAFALTPLFFSFAVLCWVSGFDIIYALQDEDFDRTENLHSIPAYLGKVNALRLSTFLHILSAFFVAMPVFYTHVGVLYYAGIMFFCAMLIYQHMLVKPNDLSRVNFAFMTTNGIASVVFASMFLLDRILITHGIL; this is translated from the coding sequence ATGAAAAAATATCTCTCGTTAGTTACTTTCTCCCATACCATTTTCGCCATGCCGTTTGCTTTTATTGGCTTTTTTTTGGCGGTAACCACTACCAACGCCCATTTTGAGTGGTTAAAACTGGTGATGATGGTTATGTGTATGATTTTTGCACGTAACTCGGCCATGGCCTTTAATCGCTACCTCGATAGGGATATCGATTCAAAAAACCCGCGTACCAAACAACGGGATATCCCCGCGGGGCGTATAAGTGCCGTTGCTGCACTAACTTTTACCATTATTAATTGCCTGATGTTTGTTGTAGTAACGGCATTCATCAACAGGTTATGTTTATATTTATCGCCGGTAGCGCTGCTGGTAGTATTGGGCTATAGCGCTACCAAACGGTTTACCGCACTTTGCCATTTGGTATTAGGTTTGGGTTTATCCCTGGCGCCCATTGGGGCCTACCTGGTGGTAACCGGTGCATTCGCTTTAACACCGCTGTTTTTTTCCTTCGCGGTATTATGCTGGGTAAGCGGTTTTGATATTATTTATGCCCTGCAGGATGAAGATTTCGATCGCACCGAAAACCTGCATTCCATCCCTGCGTATCTGGGTAAAGTAAATGCTTTGAGGTTATCTACCTTTTTGCATATCCTTTCAGCATTTTTTGTGGCGATGCCTGTATTTTACACCCATGTAGGTGTGTTGTATTATGCAGGGATCATGTTTTTCTGCGCCATGCTTATTTATCAGCATATGCTGGTAAAACCCAATGATTTGAGCCGTGTTAATTTCGCCTTCATGACCACCAATGGCATAGCCAGCGTTGTTTTTGCCAGTATGTTTTTGCTTGACAGGATTTTAATTACGCACGGAATTCTTTAA